The DNA sequence AACATTTTTTCCTAAATGAATATTTAATGGATAATAACTCCAGTTTCCTAATTCAGAGGGAATATTTTGCTTAATTAAAACGGTGGGAGTAGCGGTTAGGGTTATTTTTCCTGCCTCACCATCGATAAGATTCCAAGCCACAACTCCTTTATAAATACTTTCTACCCCTTGACTCATTAATTGTTTAGTTAATGCAATCAGTTTTTCCTTATCTACCTCCACCTCTTGTGTCTTGAGCATATTTCGAGGTTGATGAGGATTTAAACCATAATGAGCAATAATTTGTTGGTGATGAAATTCTTTTTCTGCTCTTAATTTAGAGAGAAAATCCTTCTCTGGTGACTTTTGACCCTCTTCACCATAAATATCAAGAAAAGCACGACGGGAACAACGTCTATAGTGAAGCAATAATTCGTCTGTCAAAAGCATATAAGCAAAGTGCAAAGTTAAAAGGGCAAAGGGCAAAGGTGAATAGTTGATGTTGATAATTAATAACTCCTAACTCCTAACTCCTAACTCCGAACCCAGAACACCCTAAGCCCTCAATACCCTAATACCCTAACACCTTTTTCTTTACCTATGACTCACTCAATAATTATGCGTTGGTGAATGCAAGATTTTGACTGATACTATCTCTAAGAATAGCCGCCTTATCTGTACGTTCCCATGGTAAATCTAAGTCAATTCTGCCAAAATGCCCATAAGCGGCAACATCTTGGTAAAAACGACCATTTCTCTGGGCAGGTAAGTTTCTTAAATCAAACATTTGAATAATACCTGCGGGGCGTAAATCAAAGTTAGCTTTAACTAAAGGTAATAATTTATCTTCAGAAACGGTAGAAGTGCCAAAAGTCTCAATTAAAATACTAACAGGTTGAGCAACTCCGATGGCATAGCTAAGTTGTACTTCACATTTACCAGCTAAACCAGCCGCAACTATATTTTTTGCTACATAACGAGCGGCATAAGAGGCACTGCGATCGACTTTTGTGGGATCTTTTCCAGAAAAAGCACCACCTCCATGGCGAGAATAACCACCATAGGTATCAATAATAATCTTACGACCCGTTAAACCAGAATCCCCTTGAGGACCACCAATCACAAATTTTCCAGTAGGATTGAGTAAGAAACGAGTTTTATCAGAAGGCTTTAGGTTTAAATCCGAAAATACAGGATTAATTACCACTTCTTGGATAGCTTCTTTTAAGGTAGCCTGAATTTTATCATTATCGGTAATATTGCCGATAGTTTCACTATGTTGAGTAGAAATGAGAATGGTGTCAATACCCACAGGTTGATCATTTTCATAGGCAATGGTAACTTGAGTTTTACCGTCAGGACCTAAATAAGGTAATTCTCCAGATTTTCTCACCGTTGCTAAACGTCTTGATAAGCGGTGAGCTAAACTAATGGGCATGGGCATTAATTCAGGAGTTTCGTTACAAGCATAACCAAACATGATACCCTGATCTCCAGCACCAATACTGTCTAATTCATCTTCACTGAGAGATTCCCGTTTTTCCTGTGCCTGATTAACTCCTTGGGCAATATCGGCGGATTGTTCATCTAAAGCCACTAAAACGGCACAACTATTGGCAGAAAAACCGTTACTAGCGTCAGTATAGCCAATTTCAGCAATTTTTTTACGGGCTAAATCCACATAGTTAACATTGGCTTGAGAGGTAATTTCCCCAGTAATTAAGACTAAACCAGTATTAACAACTACTTCAGCCGCAACTCGACTAGATGTATCTTGAGCTAATAAAGCATCTAAGATAGTGTCGGAAATTTGGTCACAGATTTTGTCCGGATGCCCCTCTGTAACGGACTCGGACGTAAAAAGATAACTACGACTCAATTGTTTATTCCTCTATATTTAGGTTTGATATTTTATGATAGGTTAATATTGCCATAAATAAAACAGACAAACCTATCTTTAATTTTCCTAACTTGTTATACTTTCAATCCCTTTTGAATCGTTTTTGCTTATATATCTTAATTTTGTTATTGTTTGGTTGCCAAAAAGAAACTAAAGAAAATTCCGAGCCAGAAGCAATTATTATTACTCCAGAAGAAAAGCAAGTAATTATCGGCAAAATTTATGAAAATCAGAAAGAGATAAAACTGTGTAATCAAGAAAGAGACCAAGCCTTATCCATTGATTCTACAGAAATTTATCCTTTAAATGAAAATCAGTATTTAGTAGAGATTCTATGTTTTTTAGGGGCGTATCAAGGTAACTATCAATATCTGTTATATAATCCTGTTGATTCAACCATAGAAAAAATTAGTTTTGCCACTTTCAGAGATAACCCCCAGAATTTACAGTTAACTAACACTTTCACTCTTAATGGCTCTCCAGAATTTGATCCAGTTAGTCAAACTCTCTTTTTAGAGGCGAAGTCTAGGGGTTTGGGAGACTGTGGTAGCTTTGTGGTTTATCATTGGCAAAATGGCGAATTTACCTTGAAAGAATACCGCTATAAGTCTGATTGTGATGGAGTTTATCTATCTCCTGAAAAATATCCGCTTATTTATCCTTGAAGAAGGCAAAAGTCAAAAGTATGGTTTTGAGGACTAATTTATTATATCCAAAGCAAGAGAGCCTTTTTAATTCTATT is a window from the Cyanobacterium sp. Dongsha4 genome containing:
- a CDS encoding DUF1176 domain-containing protein; translation: MNRFCLYILILLLFGCQKETKENSEPEAIIITPEEKQVIIGKIYENQKEIKLCNQERDQALSIDSTEIYPLNENQYLVEILCFLGAYQGNYQYLLYNPVDSTIEKISFATFRDNPQNLQLTNTFTLNGSPEFDPVSQTLFLEAKSRGLGDCGSFVVYHWQNGEFTLKEYRYKSDCDGVYLSPEKYPLIYP
- the metK gene encoding methionine adenosyltransferase; its protein translation is MSRSYLFTSESVTEGHPDKICDQISDTILDALLAQDTSSRVAAEVVVNTGLVLITGEITSQANVNYVDLARKKIAEIGYTDASNGFSANSCAVLVALDEQSADIAQGVNQAQEKRESLSEDELDSIGAGDQGIMFGYACNETPELMPMPISLAHRLSRRLATVRKSGELPYLGPDGKTQVTIAYENDQPVGIDTILISTQHSETIGNITDNDKIQATLKEAIQEVVINPVFSDLNLKPSDKTRFLLNPTGKFVIGGPQGDSGLTGRKIIIDTYGGYSRHGGGAFSGKDPTKVDRSASYAARYVAKNIVAAGLAGKCEVQLSYAIGVAQPVSILIETFGTSTVSEDKLLPLVKANFDLRPAGIIQMFDLRNLPAQRNGRFYQDVAAYGHFGRIDLDLPWERTDKAAILRDSISQNLAFTNA